In the genome of Halobellus ruber, one region contains:
- a CDS encoding mechanosensitive ion channel domain-containing protein: MMVAVAEFLTETVARTINEFVDGLQTAAPRLLGGLVFLTIAYAAIRLLTGTLRRTLDSVYAEDQRLVADLGVTIASIFLWFGVALTLLKIFGMGEIAASLGTATGFVALGISYALSNMLADTVAGVYLLRDPDFNPGDEVKADPVTAIELRKTRFRNAEGETVVVANRDVEKKWTKLGTDAADTPE; encoded by the coding sequence CTGATGGTCGCAGTCGCGGAGTTCCTGACCGAGACGGTCGCGCGGACGATCAACGAGTTCGTCGACGGGCTCCAGACGGCCGCCCCGCGGCTCCTCGGCGGCCTGGTCTTTCTCACGATTGCCTACGCCGCCATCCGGCTGCTCACCGGGACCCTCCGTCGGACGCTCGACTCGGTTTATGCCGAGGACCAGCGCCTCGTGGCCGACCTGGGCGTGACGATCGCGAGCATCTTCCTGTGGTTCGGGGTCGCCTTGACGCTCCTGAAGATCTTCGGGATGGGGGAGATCGCGGCGAGTCTCGGGACCGCCACGGGGTTCGTCGCCTTGGGGATCTCGTATGCGCTCTCGAATATGCTCGCCGACACCGTCGCGGGGGTGTATCTTCTCCGGGACCCCGATTTCAACCCCGGCGACGAAGTGAAGGCCGATCCGGTGACCGCGATCGAACTCCGGAAGACCCGGTTCCGGAACGCCGAGGGCGAAACCGTGGTCGTCGCCAACCGCGACGTGGAGAAGAAGTGGACGAAACTCGGAACCGACGCCGCGGACACCCCCGAGTGA
- a CDS encoding RNA-guided endonuclease InsQ/TnpB family protein, with protein MSVVVRRTNTFAVRPLSTQDEQLLRDLLDASASLWNELNYERRQNFFDGNSAWDTADYRKQYVGVLGSATAQQVIRKNSEAWRSFFAARENGEDTAPPGYWGNEDEGRELRTYIRNDQYTLETGERSRLEIPVGQDLKEKYGLGYHDRLRLEVIGDPKWEGEQGRLELYYDEVDDTFRAIQSVTVPDSRRDSPIAEESAALDVGANNLVACTTTTGQQYLYEGRDLFARFRETTEEISRLQSKLREVRYSSRRIRRLYRKRTRRRDHAQDALVRDLMERLYDEGVATVYVGDLTDVLSEHWSAEVNEKTHQFWAYRSFIDRLATTAEEYGIAVEVESEAYTTAECPVCGERDETERDGDVLRCSCGYEGHADLDASQTFLERQAGESEVGSMARPVRLKWDDHNWSEIPHSPERASPNEKRTNQSTGDGKLASVGTA; from the coding sequence ATGTCTGTTGTCGTGAGGCGAACCAACACGTTCGCGGTGCGCCCGCTCTCCACGCAGGACGAGCAACTGCTCCGCGACCTGTTGGACGCCTCCGCCAGCCTCTGGAACGAACTGAACTACGAACGTCGCCAGAACTTCTTCGACGGCAATTCCGCGTGGGATACCGCCGACTACCGCAAGCAGTACGTCGGCGTCCTCGGCTCCGCCACCGCACAACAAGTCATCCGCAAGAACAGCGAGGCGTGGCGGTCATTCTTCGCCGCCCGAGAGAACGGCGAAGACACCGCTCCGCCCGGCTACTGGGGCAACGAGGACGAGGGACGGGAGTTGCGGACGTACATCCGCAACGACCAGTACACCCTCGAAACCGGCGAGCGGAGCCGTCTCGAAATCCCCGTGGGTCAAGACCTGAAAGAGAAGTACGGGCTTGGCTACCACGACCGACTGCGCCTCGAAGTCATTGGCGACCCGAAGTGGGAGGGCGAACAGGGCCGGTTGGAACTGTACTACGACGAGGTCGACGACACGTTCAGGGCCATTCAATCCGTCACCGTACCTGATTCTCGACGGGATTCACCAATAGCCGAGGAATCGGCTGCCTTGGATGTCGGCGCAAACAACCTCGTCGCCTGTACGACCACGACCGGCCAGCAGTACCTATACGAGGGGCGCGACCTGTTCGCCCGCTTCCGCGAAACCACCGAGGAGATATCCCGCTTGCAGTCCAAACTCCGCGAGGTCCGGTACAGTAGCCGACGTATTCGACGCCTCTATCGCAAACGGACGCGACGACGCGACCACGCACAGGACGCACTCGTGCGCGACTTGATGGAACGACTGTACGACGAGGGTGTTGCCACCGTGTACGTGGGCGACCTCACCGACGTGCTGTCGGAACATTGGTCGGCAGAGGTGAACGAGAAGACGCACCAGTTCTGGGCGTATCGCTCGTTCATCGACCGGCTTGCGACGACCGCCGAGGAGTACGGCATCGCGGTCGAAGTCGAGTCGGAAGCGTACACAACGGCGGAGTGCCCTGTGTGTGGCGAACGCGACGAGACAGAGCGGGACGGCGACGTGCTCCGGTGTTCGTGTGGCTATGAAGGCCACGCCGACCTCGACGCGTCACAGACATTCCTCGAACGACAGGCTGGCGAATCCGAAGTCGGGTCGATGGCACGGCCCGTGCGCCTCAAGTGGGACGACCACAACTGGTCGGAGATACCACACTCTCCCGAGAGGGCAAGTCCCAACGAGAAGCGCACAAACCAGAGTACCGGCGACGGGAAACTTGCCTCCGTGGGAACGGCATAG
- a CDS encoding TM2 domain-containing protein: MSQPTGGTDDSANSEQVAAGILAILLGGLGVHKFYQGNTRNGVLYLCFFWTAIPALLGLIEGILMLLADETEYEEKWADGSILGR; encoded by the coding sequence GTGTCACAGCCCACCGGCGGGACGGACGACTCCGCCAACTCCGAGCAGGTCGCTGCGGGGATCCTCGCGATACTGCTCGGCGGGTTGGGCGTCCACAAGTTTTACCAGGGCAACACCCGGAACGGCGTCCTCTATCTGTGCTTCTTCTGGACCGCGATTCCGGCGCTCCTCGGCCTGATCGAGGGAATACTGATGCTCCTGGCCGACGAGACGGAGTACGAGGAGAAGTGGGCCGACGGGAGCATCCTCGGCAGGTAG
- the sufS gene encoding bifunctional cysteine desulfurase/selenocysteine lyase SufS produces MGTQETYPIDVGAIRADFPILDRMVGGDIETPGEGADDTEPLVYLDNAATSHTPKPVVDSIVDYYHGYNSNVHRGIHHLSQEASVAYEKAHDRVAEFIGAAGREEVVFTKNTTEAMNLVAYAWGLSELGPGDTVVLTEMEHHASLVTWQQIAKRTGADIEFVRVDDEGRLDLDHAAELIDDSTAMVSVVHVSNTLGTITPVAELAEMAHDHGAYIFVDGAQSAPTRPVDVQAIDADFFAFSGHKMLGPTGIGVLYGKEHILEGMDPYLYGGEMIRRVTFEDSTWEDLPWKFEAGTPVIAQGIALHAAIDYLDDIGMRNVQAHEDLLAEYAYDQLSGFDDVEIYGPPGDERGGLVAFNLGGVHAHDLSSILNDKGVAIRAGDHCTQPLHDKLGVPASTRASFYIYNTTEEIDALVEAVDDARQLFA; encoded by the coding sequence ATGGGAACGCAGGAAACGTATCCGATCGACGTCGGCGCCATCCGGGCGGACTTTCCGATCCTCGACCGGATGGTCGGCGGCGACATCGAGACGCCCGGCGAGGGGGCAGACGACACCGAGCCGCTCGTCTACCTCGACAACGCGGCCACCAGCCACACTCCGAAGCCGGTCGTCGACAGCATCGTCGACTACTACCACGGCTACAACTCCAACGTCCACCGCGGGATCCACCACCTGAGCCAGGAGGCGTCGGTCGCGTATGAGAAGGCCCACGACCGCGTCGCGGAGTTCATCGGCGCCGCCGGCCGCGAGGAGGTCGTCTTCACCAAGAACACCACCGAGGCGATGAACCTCGTCGCCTACGCGTGGGGGCTCTCGGAACTCGGCCCCGGCGACACGGTCGTCCTGACCGAGATGGAACACCACGCCTCCCTGGTGACCTGGCAACAGATCGCAAAGCGGACCGGCGCCGACATCGAGTTCGTCCGCGTCGACGACGAGGGCCGGCTGGATCTGGACCACGCCGCGGAACTGATCGACGACTCGACCGCGATGGTGTCCGTGGTCCACGTCTCGAACACCCTCGGGACGATCACGCCCGTCGCGGAACTCGCGGAGATGGCCCACGACCACGGCGCGTACATCTTCGTTGACGGCGCCCAGTCGGCGCCGACCCGCCCGGTCGACGTACAAGCCATCGACGCCGATTTCTTCGCGTTCTCGGGGCACAAGATGCTCGGCCCGACCGGGATCGGCGTGCTCTACGGGAAGGAGCACATCCTCGAAGGGATGGACCCCTACCTCTACGGCGGGGAGATGATCCGCCGGGTCACCTTCGAGGACTCCACGTGGGAGGATCTCCCCTGGAAGTTCGAGGCCGGCACGCCCGTGATCGCCCAGGGGATCGCGCTCCACGCCGCAATCGACTACCTCGACGACATCGGAATGCGGAACGTCCAAGCTCACGAGGACCTGCTTGCGGAGTACGCCTACGACCAGTTGTCCGGGTTCGACGACGTGGAGATCTACGGCCCGCCGGGCGACGAGCGCGGCGGCCTCGTCGCGTTCAACCTCGGGGGCGTCCACGCCCACGACCTATCGAGCATCCTCAACGACAAGGGGGTCGCGATCCGCGCGGGCGACCACTGTACCCAGCCGCTCCACGACAAACTCGGCGTCCCGGCGTCGACGCGGGCGTCGTTCTACATCTACAACACCACCGAGGAGATCGACGCCTTAGTCGAGGCGGTCGACGACGCCCGGCAGCTGTTCGCCTGA
- a CDS encoding DUF424 domain-containing protein, with the protein MLLRERQTKEGLLVSVCDDECLGEVYEDGEVSLDVTEAFYGGDDAEATDADGVVESLRRASVANIVGERSVSVAIDAGIVDESRVLSIDGTLHAQLVRM; encoded by the coding sequence ATGCTCCTCCGCGAGCGGCAGACCAAGGAGGGCCTGCTCGTGTCGGTCTGTGACGACGAGTGTCTGGGCGAGGTCTACGAGGACGGCGAGGTGTCCCTGGACGTGACCGAGGCGTTCTACGGCGGCGACGACGCCGAAGCGACCGACGCCGACGGGGTCGTCGAGAGCCTCAGGCGGGCCAGCGTCGCGAACATCGTGGGCGAGCGGTCCGTCTCCGTCGCGATCGACGCCGGGATCGTCGACGAGTCGCGCGTGCTCTCGATCGACGGGACGCTTCACGCACAGCTGGTCCGGATGTAG
- the thpR gene encoding RNA 2',3'-cyclic phosphodiesterase yields the protein MRLFVSIDLPDRLADAVADAQDRFADAEGLRFVDPKDAHLTLFFLGDTDPERVAEIESALERAVDAADTGPFELRVGGFGVFPALDYISVVWAGVREGAGIAETTRLNGLIERELADLGFEGDDHEFTPHITLARMNDARGKDLVQRVVREADPDLGSFQVDEIRLTESTLTNEGPVYETVRTVTW from the coding sequence ATGCGACTCTTCGTCAGCATCGACCTCCCGGACCGCCTCGCCGACGCCGTCGCGGACGCACAGGACCGCTTCGCCGACGCCGAGGGGCTGCGCTTCGTCGACCCCAAGGACGCCCACCTGACGCTCTTCTTCCTCGGCGACACTGATCCCGAACGGGTCGCTGAGATCGAGTCGGCCTTAGAGCGTGCGGTCGACGCCGCCGACACCGGGCCCTTCGAGCTCCGTGTCGGCGGGTTCGGCGTCTTCCCCGCGCTCGACTACATCAGCGTGGTGTGGGCGGGCGTCCGCGAGGGCGCCGGCATCGCCGAGACGACCCGCCTCAACGGGCTGATCGAGCGCGAACTCGCGGATCTGGGGTTCGAGGGCGACGACCACGAGTTCACGCCGCATATCACGCTCGCCCGGATGAACGACGCCCGCGGGAAGGACCTGGTCCAGCGCGTCGTCCGCGAGGCCGATCCGGACCTCGGGTCGTTTCAGGTCGACGAGATCCGGCTGACGGAGAGCACACTGACAAACGAGGGGCCGGTCTACGAGACGGTGCGGACGGTGACGTGGTGA
- a CDS encoding diadenylate cyclase produces the protein MEELNRVLSKYATSQDLMDRIRYTAESLSIGFDRWGEQYVSGPSLYILVVANVNFESFTDPMGDNRWPVERCKVVMESPESFTRVAGDVASSRDGAVIVTGDGTIQEQMVRVRSPEQGYSSAFDELEYAGWMGAKHMSALETSLRDEVLWVITLSEENGRVTTFLDGTYQDYPREEIGGRWRPEG, from the coding sequence ATGGAGGAACTGAACCGCGTTTTGAGCAAGTACGCGACGAGCCAGGACCTGATGGACCGGATCAGGTACACCGCCGAGTCGCTGAGCATCGGCTTCGACCGCTGGGGCGAACAGTACGTGAGCGGGCCGAGCCTGTACATCCTGGTCGTTGCGAACGTCAACTTCGAGTCGTTCACCGATCCGATGGGTGACAACAGGTGGCCGGTCGAGCGGTGTAAGGTCGTAATGGAGTCGCCCGAATCGTTCACCAGAGTCGCCGGCGACGTCGCCTCCAGCCGGGACGGCGCCGTCATCGTGACGGGTGACGGAACCATCCAAGAGCAGATGGTGCGGGTCCGGAGCCCCGAACAGGGGTACAGCAGCGCGTTCGACGAACTCGAATACGCGGGGTGGATGGGAGCCAAACACATGAGCGCCCTGGAGACGTCGCTCCGCGATGAGGTCCTGTGGGTCATCACACTCAGCGAGGAGAACGGACGGGTCACGACCTTCCTCGACGGGACGTACCAGGACTACCCCCGCGAGGAGATCGGCGGCCGGTGGCGGCCGGAAGGGTAG
- a CDS encoding zinc ribbon domain-containing protein, protein MSPDGGTYVYCAECGAKASPDWSFCRSCNASLDDAESVDGSLIVREDGEDVDLSEFVGEETGCAKCGHTEATVDDVAVTGNDPSRALDVESRRFKTVTCDRCGYAEQYKRRRPEEARALFLR, encoded by the coding sequence ATGTCCCCGGACGGAGGCACCTACGTGTACTGCGCCGAATGCGGCGCGAAGGCCTCGCCCGACTGGTCGTTCTGTCGGAGCTGCAACGCGTCGCTCGACGACGCCGAGTCGGTCGACGGGAGCCTGATAGTCAGGGAGGACGGCGAGGACGTCGACCTCTCGGAGTTCGTCGGCGAGGAGACGGGGTGTGCGAAGTGCGGCCACACGGAGGCGACCGTCGACGACGTCGCGGTGACGGGCAACGACCCGTCCCGCGCGCTCGACGTCGAGAGCCGACGGTTCAAGACCGTCACCTGCGATCGGTGCGGGTACGCCGAACAGTACAAGCGGCGACGCCCCGAGGAGGCGCGCGCGCTGTTTCTACGGTGA
- a CDS encoding ATP-binding protein, which produces MNVTNEASARGGLIVILGVGAAFLSLHTFHAVGEGEDLRTLLLGILIPAGFALGILAGGIWLHRSGFDDAYIPRAAVWCVGGAVALAVMAVLTILYQHAEGVTVSDQLFVVVNAASGGGLVGLVVGVYETRQHTARAEVDQLTRHLTVLNRVLRHDIRNNANVIQGNAELLADCPTDPGERARIIKRQAADLVELGEHAKEIERLLHADDAEREVVGLAAQVEACCEQLSREYPGADIDASLPDDLPVLAHPLVSSALLNLIENAIEHNDTSTPRVEIDSTTTARGGAEFATVRIADDGPGIPDSELAALERGYETDLEHMSGLGLWLVNWIAIESGGDVWFEENDPTGTVACLRLPRAPAATAATPAVGRASAARR; this is translated from the coding sequence ATGAACGTCACGAACGAAGCGAGCGCCCGCGGCGGGCTGATCGTCATCCTGGGTGTCGGAGCGGCGTTCCTCTCACTCCACACGTTCCACGCCGTCGGCGAAGGCGAGGACCTGCGGACGCTTCTGCTTGGGATTCTGATTCCGGCGGGGTTTGCGCTCGGGATCCTCGCGGGCGGGATCTGGCTCCATCGGAGCGGATTTGACGACGCGTACATCCCGCGCGCGGCGGTGTGGTGCGTCGGTGGCGCCGTCGCGCTGGCCGTAATGGCGGTGCTCACGATCCTCTACCAGCACGCCGAGGGGGTGACCGTGAGCGATCAGCTGTTCGTCGTCGTCAACGCGGCGTCGGGTGGCGGGCTGGTTGGGCTCGTCGTCGGCGTCTACGAAACCCGCCAGCACACCGCCCGGGCGGAGGTCGACCAGCTGACCCGGCACCTGACTGTCCTCAACCGCGTGCTCCGCCACGACATCCGCAACAACGCGAACGTGATCCAGGGTAACGCCGAACTTCTCGCCGACTGCCCGACCGATCCGGGCGAACGGGCCCGCATCATCAAGCGGCAGGCCGCCGACCTGGTCGAACTCGGAGAGCACGCAAAGGAGATCGAGCGGCTCCTCCACGCCGACGACGCCGAACGCGAAGTCGTCGGCCTCGCGGCCCAGGTCGAGGCCTGCTGTGAACAGCTCTCACGGGAGTACCCGGGCGCCGACATCGATGCGTCGCTTCCGGACGACCTCCCGGTGCTCGCACACCCGCTCGTCAGCTCCGCGTTGTTGAATCTGATCGAGAACGCGATCGAACACAACGACACGTCGACACCCCGCGTCGAGATCGACTCGACGACCACCGCACGCGGCGGGGCGGAGTTCGCGACGGTCCGGATCGCGGACGACGGCCCAGGGATCCCCGACAGCGAACTCGCGGCGCTGGAGCGCGGCTACGAGACGGACCTCGAACATATGAGCGGACTCGGGCTGTGGCTGGTCAACTGGATCGCAATCGAGTCGGGCGGCGACGTGTGGTTCGAGGAGAACGACCCCACGGGGACCGTCGCGTGCCTCCGGCTGCCGCGCGCGCCGGCGGCCACGGCCGCAACGCCCGCGGTGGGCCGGGCGAGCGCCGCCCGTCGGTGA
- a CDS encoding 4Fe-4S dicluster domain-containing protein, protein MGIDPDFDRTRDRLDAAELAELRSAATETEFADDVDVWGPVDPPEQLGIHGVHVAVDYDLCVADGACLESCPVDVFTWVDTPGHPESERKVEPTYEDQCIDCMLCVDICPVDAIDVDGSRS, encoded by the coding sequence ATGGGAATCGATCCGGACTTCGACAGGACCCGCGACCGCCTCGACGCCGCGGAGCTTGCGGAACTGCGGTCGGCGGCGACGGAGACGGAGTTCGCAGACGACGTCGACGTCTGGGGACCGGTGGACCCGCCGGAGCAGCTCGGGATCCACGGGGTCCACGTCGCGGTCGATTACGACCTCTGTGTCGCCGACGGCGCGTGCTTGGAGAGCTGTCCGGTCGACGTGTTCACGTGGGTCGACACGCCCGGCCACCCCGAATCGGAGCGGAAGGTCGAACCCACCTACGAGGACCAGTGTATCGACTGTATGCTGTGTGTCGACATCTGCCCGGTCGACGCGATCGACGTCGACGGCTCGCGGTCCTGA
- a CDS encoding cupin domain-containing protein: MEPVNESDLEWSETERGETHFRRKKLAAAAGADDLGASLYELPPGASSWPYHYHAANAEAIYVLDGTGVLRTPDGETRVESGDYRAFPASADGAHRLRNDGDDPLRYLAVSTMRDPDVTVYPDSEKIGVYAGAPPGGEGDRDVSGYYRRDDDVDYWTDEA, encoded by the coding sequence ATGGAGCCCGTCAACGAGTCCGACCTGGAGTGGAGCGAGACCGAACGCGGGGAGACCCACTTCCGCCGGAAGAAGCTGGCGGCGGCGGCCGGCGCCGACGACCTCGGGGCGAGCCTCTATGAGCTCCCGCCGGGGGCGTCGTCGTGGCCGTACCACTACCACGCGGCCAACGCGGAGGCGATCTACGTGCTCGACGGGACCGGCGTGCTGCGAACCCCCGACGGCGAAACGCGGGTGGAATCCGGCGACTACCGCGCGTTCCCGGCGTCGGCCGACGGCGCCCACCGGCTCCGGAACGACGGCGACGACCCGCTCCGGTATCTGGCGGTGTCGACGATGCGGGATCCCGACGTGACGGTCTACCCCGACTCGGAGAAGATCGGCGTCTACGCGGGGGCGCCGCCGGGCGGGGAGGGCGACCGCGACGTCTCCGGCTACTACCGGCGCGACGACGACGTGGACTACTGGACCGACGAGGCGTGA
- a CDS encoding type 1 glutamine amidotransferase — MSRHDDRLRVALLDASHGDTHTRRNFRRELDADLVEFDVTAGDRPDGFGFDAVVITGSRASVYWDEKWIEPLVEYVAAADERDLPILGVCYGHQVLAEALGGRVESMGEYEIGYREITQTAEDELLAGVPGTFTAFTTHSDAVTELPPGAELLAENDYGIHAFRRGRAWGVQFHPEYDRETATDLTKRKDLGDERIRSVLDGITAENYDAACRTKRLFDNFTDYARRLRAEATA; from the coding sequence ATGAGTCGACACGACGACCGACTGCGGGTGGCGCTGCTCGACGCCTCGCACGGCGACACCCACACCCGTCGCAACTTCCGGCGGGAACTCGACGCGGACCTCGTCGAGTTCGACGTGACCGCCGGCGACCGGCCGGACGGCTTCGGGTTCGACGCGGTGGTGATCACCGGCTCCCGCGCGTCGGTCTACTGGGACGAGAAGTGGATCGAACCGCTGGTCGAGTACGTCGCCGCGGCCGACGAACGCGATCTACCGATCCTCGGCGTCTGCTACGGGCATCAGGTGCTCGCGGAGGCGCTCGGCGGCCGCGTGGAGTCGATGGGCGAATACGAGATCGGCTACCGGGAGATCACCCAAACCGCCGAGGACGAACTCCTCGCGGGGGTTCCGGGGACGTTCACCGCCTTTACCACTCACTCGGACGCCGTCACCGAACTCCCGCCGGGCGCGGAACTGCTCGCGGAGAACGACTACGGGATCCACGCCTTCCGGCGCGGCCGCGCCTGGGGGGTCCAGTTCCACCCGGAGTACGACCGCGAGACCGCCACGGACCTCACGAAGCGGAAGGATCTCGGCGACGAGCGGATCCGGTCGGTGCTGGACGGGATCACCGCGGAGAACTACGACGCCGCCTGCCGCACCAAGCGGCTCTTCGACAACTTCACCGACTACGCCCGCCGGCTCCGGGCGGAAGCGACCGCGTAG
- a CDS encoding alpha/beta fold hydrolase has translation MPTLSRDGATLYYETAGTGETVAFVGDAGYGAWQWGWQHRAVAGPYESLVTDLRGVGRSGGGAAVDGVDALAADLAAVLADAGVDTAHVVGAGLGGMVALQAALSTSRVGSLVLIGTAASGDGLDLDPLWADPADPDAVERAVAAGVSESFAEAHPDAVERIVGWRTAEDAARPTFEAHAAAAAAFDVSDGLYEITRPALVIHGGDDPVWPASRGAALAEGLPRGEFREVADAGHLVHVEASRRVNDDLLGFLDSVDA, from the coding sequence ATGCCGACCCTCTCACGCGACGGCGCGACGCTGTACTACGAGACCGCGGGTACCGGCGAGACGGTCGCGTTCGTCGGCGACGCCGGCTACGGGGCGTGGCAGTGGGGGTGGCAACACCGCGCCGTCGCCGGCCCCTACGAGAGCCTGGTGACAGACCTCCGGGGCGTCGGCCGCTCCGGCGGGGGGGCGGCGGTCGACGGCGTCGACGCGTTGGCGGCGGATCTCGCGGCAGTGCTCGCCGACGCCGGGGTCGACACCGCCCACGTCGTCGGCGCGGGACTCGGCGGAATGGTGGCGCTACAGGCCGCGCTGTCGACCTCGCGGGTGGGGAGTCTCGTGCTGATCGGGACCGCCGCGTCCGGGGACGGCCTCGACCTCGACCCGTTGTGGGCCGACCCCGCCGACCCCGACGCCGTCGAGCGGGCGGTCGCGGCAGGCGTCTCCGAGTCGTTCGCCGAGGCCCACCCCGACGCCGTCGAGCGGATCGTCGGGTGGCGGACCGCCGAGGACGCCGCCCGGCCCACCTTCGAGGCCCACGCCGCGGCGGCCGCGGCGTTCGACGTCTCCGATGGGCTCTACGAGATCACCCGGCCGGCGCTCGTGATCCACGGCGGCGACGATCCGGTCTGGCCCGCCTCGCGCGGCGCCGCGCTGGCCGAGGGGCTCCCCCGCGGGGAGTTCCGCGAGGTGGCCGACGCCGGGCACCTGGTCCACGTCGAGGCGTCGCGCCGCGTCAACGACGACCTGCTCGGGTTCCTCGACAGCGTGGACGCGTGA
- a CDS encoding DUF7504 family protein, whose product MDSVSDAAAEVDDARSVLVLRPQSTSHAETKCKRALVGEPEAADLLGVSLSKQPEAWYDHWCDVLGAEPDSAAVVTTPELATGDAPEDVEVKTVATPSNLTGVGVKATPYLNRWEDPTAVIESLTVLLQYADQQEAYQFLHVLEAQVRQSGGEMQVYADPIAEDDRTIELLKTIFDGVVEYEDGDAEWDVQRRSR is encoded by the coding sequence GTGGACTCAGTATCGGACGCCGCCGCCGAGGTCGACGACGCGCGGTCGGTGTTGGTCCTCCGTCCGCAGTCGACGTCGCACGCGGAGACGAAGTGCAAGCGGGCGCTCGTCGGCGAGCCCGAGGCGGCGGATCTGCTCGGCGTGTCGCTCTCCAAACAGCCCGAGGCGTGGTACGACCACTGGTGTGACGTCCTCGGCGCGGAACCCGACTCGGCGGCGGTGGTCACGACCCCGGAGCTCGCGACCGGCGACGCCCCCGAGGACGTCGAGGTGAAGACGGTGGCGACGCCCTCGAACCTCACCGGAGTCGGAGTGAAGGCCACCCCGTATCTGAACCGATGGGAGGACCCCACTGCCGTCATCGAGAGCCTGACGGTGCTGCTCCAGTACGCCGACCAGCAGGAAGCCTACCAGTTCCTGCACGTTCTGGAGGCGCAGGTCCGACAAAGCGGCGGGGAGATGCAGGTCTACGCGGACCCGATCGCCGAGGACGACCGGACGATCGAACTTCTCAAGACGATCTTCGACGGCGTCGTCGAGTACGAGGACGGCGACGCGGAGTGGGACGTCCAGCGTCGGAGCAGGTGA